One stretch of Sander lucioperca isolate FBNREF2018 chromosome 13, SLUC_FBN_1.2, whole genome shotgun sequence DNA includes these proteins:
- the ckma gene encoding creatine kinase, muscle a: MPFGNTHNNFKLNYKVEEEYPDLSKHNNHMAKVLTKELYGKLRDKQTPNGFTLDDVIQTGVDNPGHPFIMTVGCVAGDEESYEVFKDLLDPIISDRHNGYKATDKHKTDLNFENLKGGDDLDPAYVLSSRVRTGRSIKGFTLPPHSSRGERRGIEKLSVEALTSLDGEFKGKYYPLKSMTDAEQEQLINDHFLFDKPVSPLLTCAGMARDWPDGRGIWHNDSKTFLVWVNEEDHLRVISMQQGGNMREVFRRFCVGLQKIEEIFKKHNHGFMWNEHLGYILTCPSNLGTGLRGGVHVKLPKLSTHPKFDEILTRLRLQKRGTGGVDTASVGGVFDISNADRLGSSEVAQVQLVVDGVKLMVEMEKKLEKGEAIDSMIPAQK, encoded by the exons ATGCCTTTCGGTAACACCCACAACAACTTCAAACTCAACTACAAAGTTGAGGAGGAGTACCCCGATCTGTCCAAGCACAACAACCATATGGCCAAGGTCCTGACCAAGGAGCTGTATGGCAAGTTGAGAGACAAGCAGACACCCAATGGCTTCACCCTGGATGATGTCATCCAGACTGGAGTCGACAACCCCG GTCACCCCTTCATTATGACTGTTGGCTGCGTTGCTGGTGATGAGGAGTCCTACGAGGTCTTCAAGGATCTGCTTGACCCCATCATCTCAGACCGTCATAATGGATACAAGGCCACCGACAAGCACAAGACCGACCTGAACTTCGAGAACCTGAAG GGTGGTGACGACCTGGACCCCGCCTACGTTCTGTCCAGCCGTGTCCGTACTGGCCGCAGCATCAAGGGATTCACCCTGCCCCCACACAGCAGCCGTGGGGAGCGCAGAGGCATTGAGAAGCTGTCCGTTGAGG CTCTGACCAGCCTGGATGGCGAGTTCAAGGGAAAGTACTACCCCCTGAAGTCCATGACTGATGCTGAGCAGGAGCAGCTGATCAATGATCACTTCCTGTTTGACAAGCCTGTCTCTCCCCTGCTGACCTGCGCTGGCATGGCCCGCGACTGGCCCGACGGCAGAGGCATCTG GCACAACGACAGCAAGACCTTCCTGGTCTGGGTGAACGAGGAGGATCACCTGCGTGTCATCTCCATGCAGCAGGGTGGCAACATGAGGGAGGTCTTCAGGCGTTTCTGCGTTGGCCTGCAGAAG ATTGAGGAGATCTTCAAGAAGCACAACCACGGCTTCATGTGGAACGAGCATCTGGGCTACATCCTGACCTGCCCCTCCAACCTGGGTACCGGCCTGCGTGGTGGCGTCCACGTCAAGCTGCCCAAGCTGAGCACACACCCCAAGTTCGACGAGATCCTCACCAGGCTGCGTCTGCAGAAACGTGGCACAG GTGGTGTGGACACCGCCTCCGTGGGTGGTGTGTTCGACATCTCCAACGCCGACCGTCTGGGCTCCTCCGAGGTGGCCCAGGTCCAGTTGGTGGTTGATGGTGTCAAGCTGATGGTGGAGATGGAGAAGAAGCTGGAGAAGGGAGAGGCCATCGACAGCATGATCCCCGCACAGAAGTAA